The sequence ACTGCGCGTCGACGTTCGGCCACGGGTTCTTCGCCTTCCCGTGCTCCCGGAGGATGTCCGGGGCCACCTTGTAGATCATGTTCACCAGCTTGAACATCGGGTAGTCCGGCAGGTTCTTCTGGCAGAACTCCATCTGCGAGGTGTAGCGCGGGTCGGTCTTGCGGAGCACTGCGTGGCCGTAACCCGGGATGACCTTTCCGCTG is a genomic window of Deltaproteobacteria bacterium containing:
- a CDS encoding citrate (Si)-synthase; its protein translation is SGKVIPGYGHAVLRKTDPRYTSQMEFCQKNLPDYPMFKLVNMIYKVAPDILREHGKAKNPWPNVDAQSGVIQWYYGLTEYDFYTVLFGVGRALGVLCNITWDRALGYALERPKSVTTDMLEKWAAEGGRKLA